A single Sporosarcina sp. FSL W8-0480 DNA region contains:
- a CDS encoding DUF6054 family protein — MSVKEFTVKISPTEAANTIESEILRGSISGTLVDHYVRTTNSSEVHVLIMEKYYMRSNNRASVTATIDNFEGVTRVHVVAAGSSEGVFFRFDWGAGNSFATSVERALKEYIIGG, encoded by the coding sequence ATGTCAGTCAAAGAATTTACGGTGAAAATCTCTCCGACAGAAGCGGCAAACACAATTGAATCCGAAATCCTACGTGGCAGCATAAGCGGGACATTGGTCGATCATTATGTGAGGACAACTAATTCATCTGAAGTGCATGTTCTAATAATGGAGAAGTATTATATGCGGTCGAATAACCGGGCATCGGTCACGGCGACGATAGATAATTTTGAAGGAGTAACGCGTGTCCATGTTGTTGCTGCAGGTAGTTCGGAAGGTGTTTTCTTTCGATTCGATTGGGGCGCTGGAAATAGTTTTGCAACAAGTGTGGAACGGGCATTGAAAGAATACATCATTGGGGGATAA
- a CDS encoding MFS transporter has protein sequence MFDAMDVGILSFVIAAIAVDWHLSPAEMGWIGSVNSIGMAIGAFGFGLLADRIGRKNVFMITLVLFSLASGLSALTTTLALFLILRFFVGAGLGGELPVASTLVSESVSAKERGRVVVLLESFWAAGWLVAALIAYFIIPEYGWRIALILTALPAFYALYLRRNLPDSPKFEREGKPKQSFGTKMKLIWSKEYARKTTMLWIVWFTVVFSYYGMFLWLPSVMVMKGFDMIHSFKYVLIMTLAQLPGYFTAAWLIERAGRKFVLSTYLIGTAVSALLFGNAEGLTMLLVFGAFLSFFNLGAWGALYAYSPEQYPTAVRATGSGTAAAVGRIGGIFGPLLVGWLLTAGYGFGIIFGIFCGAIIIGVLAVIILGTETKQLELE, from the coding sequence ATGTTCGATGCAATGGATGTTGGAATCTTATCATTCGTTATCGCGGCCATCGCGGTTGATTGGCATCTATCCCCGGCTGAAATGGGTTGGATTGGAAGTGTGAATTCAATCGGTATGGCAATTGGGGCATTTGGATTCGGCCTGTTGGCGGATCGAATCGGAAGGAAGAACGTCTTCATGATAACGCTTGTACTCTTTTCATTGGCAAGCGGATTATCGGCACTGACAACAACGTTGGCCTTATTCCTTATTTTGCGATTCTTCGTAGGAGCAGGGTTAGGTGGGGAGTTACCTGTTGCTTCAACACTCGTCTCGGAGAGTGTTTCCGCGAAAGAGCGTGGCCGGGTTGTTGTGTTATTAGAAAGCTTCTGGGCAGCTGGATGGCTTGTGGCGGCGTTAATAGCATATTTTATCATTCCCGAGTACGGTTGGCGTATAGCCCTAATCCTAACTGCACTTCCGGCATTCTATGCACTCTATTTAAGACGAAATTTGCCAGACTCTCCGAAATTCGAAAGGGAGGGTAAACCGAAGCAATCATTTGGTACAAAGATGAAACTCATCTGGTCGAAAGAATATGCACGCAAGACGACAATGCTTTGGATTGTATGGTTCACGGTCGTGTTCTCTTATTACGGTATGTTCCTATGGCTGCCAAGTGTAATGGTCATGAAAGGGTTCGATATGATCCACAGTTTTAAATACGTTCTTATAATGACATTGGCACAGTTGCCGGGCTATTTCACCGCTGCATGGCTTATCGAGAGGGCAGGACGTAAATTTGTTCTATCAACATATTTAATTGGAACAGCTGTGAGCGCACTTCTATTCGGTAATGCAGAGGGACTAACAATGCTTCTTGTATTCGGTGCGTTCCTTTCATTCTTCAACTTAGGCGCATGGGGAGCACTCTACGCCTATTCTCCAGAACAATATCCGACTGCGGTACGGGCTACAGGATCGGGCACGGCGGCGGCAGTTGGTCGAATCGGTGGGATTTTTGGACCGTTGTTAGTCGGCTGGCTTTTAACAGCGGGTTACGGGTTCGGTATAATCTTCGGCATCTTCTGTGGTGCGATTATTATAGGCGTACTCGCCGTAATCATATTAGGAACTGAAACCAAACAATTGGAATTGGAATAA
- a CDS encoding uracil-DNA glycosylase, with protein MFRIPESIAELGRERIKGFPVEGFVYGEGPQKPELMLIGEAPGEFEAVDGIPFIGRAGKELMKSLDSIGLTRDDVYITSTVRSRPYKWGEKRERDGTMIQRKYNRPPTRKEILAHAPVLDYELANIEPKLIVALGNFGLQRLLGKEAKVTELHGQLLERPIQYLPDLDSTTFEWTDRLYRIVPTFHPAAVFYRPSHRPDLDADWLAIGKMLKRIGAGESGV; from the coding sequence ATGTTTCGAATACCTGAATCGATAGCCGAACTTGGCAGGGAGAGGATTAAAGGATTTCCGGTGGAGGGGTTTGTCTACGGGGAGGGTCCACAGAAGCCGGAACTCATGCTGATTGGCGAAGCTCCAGGGGAATTCGAGGCCGTGGATGGAATCCCTTTCATCGGCAGGGCAGGCAAGGAATTGATGAAGTCGCTCGATTCGATCGGATTGACGCGTGATGATGTTTATATAACGAGTACTGTCCGAAGCCGGCCGTATAAATGGGGCGAAAAGCGTGAACGGGACGGCACGATGATACAGCGCAAGTATAATCGGCCACCGACAAGGAAAGAGATCTTGGCGCATGCCCCCGTGCTCGATTATGAACTAGCGAACATCGAGCCTAAATTGATTGTCGCACTGGGCAATTTTGGATTACAGAGATTGCTTGGCAAGGAAGCGAAAGTGACGGAGCTACACGGGCAGTTGTTAGAGAGGCCGATTCAATACCTTCCTGATCTGGATAGTACGACGTTTGAGTGGACGGATCGACTGTATCGAATTGTGCCGACATTCCATCCGGCGGCGGTCTTTTACCGGCCTTCGCATAGGCCGGACTTGGATGCGGATTGGTTGGCGATTGGTAAGATGCTGAAGAGAATTGGGGCTGGGGAAAGTGGAGTATAA
- a CDS encoding siderophore ABC transporter substrate-binding protein — MKKLTMTLLFASLMIILAACGAKDNDEAKTSGSDANNVSETVSVKHELSDKPVEVTKNPEKVVVFDFGTLDTLDDLGIEVAGLPRANVPGYLSKYDDDKYVNVGSLKEPDFEAIHSMKPDLIIISTRQAELYEQFAEIAPTIYVGIDYAHYMDSFKHNAELIGEIFGKEEEVQKELSDIDDKIATIKEKTSAIDTKALIVLASEGKVSAYGPNSRFGLIHDVLGYKAVDEKIEVSTHGQNITFEYIFEKNPDVLFVIDRDAAIGNGASAKDSIENELVKKTDAYKNGKIVYLNGEYWYLSGGGLLSMKEMIKEVEVSL; from the coding sequence ATGAAAAAGTTAACAATGACACTTCTGTTTGCTTCCCTCATGATTATTCTTGCAGCGTGTGGAGCAAAAGATAACGATGAAGCTAAGACATCCGGTTCGGACGCTAACAACGTAAGCGAAACCGTTTCTGTTAAACACGAACTTAGTGACAAACCTGTGGAAGTTACGAAAAACCCTGAAAAAGTTGTCGTATTCGACTTTGGTACACTTGATACATTGGATGATTTAGGCATAGAGGTTGCGGGATTGCCAAGGGCGAACGTACCGGGATACCTTTCAAAATATGATGACGACAAATACGTTAACGTCGGAAGCTTAAAAGAGCCTGATTTCGAAGCAATTCATTCTATGAAACCAGATCTAATCATTATTTCTACGCGCCAAGCAGAACTTTACGAACAATTTGCAGAAATTGCCCCAACAATTTACGTTGGAATTGACTATGCGCATTACATGGATTCATTCAAGCATAATGCTGAACTTATCGGTGAAATCTTCGGTAAAGAAGAGGAAGTTCAAAAAGAACTTTCCGACATAGATGATAAAATTGCGACAATTAAAGAGAAAACATCAGCGATTGATACAAAAGCGCTTATCGTTCTTGCAAGTGAAGGAAAAGTAAGTGCTTATGGTCCAAACTCCCGTTTCGGTCTTATACATGATGTATTGGGCTATAAAGCGGTAGATGAAAAAATTGAAGTATCAACACACGGCCAAAACATCACATTCGAATACATTTTCGAAAAAAATCCGGATGTCCTATTCGTCATTGACCGCGACGCTGCAATCGGCAATGGTGCAAGTGCAAAGGATTCCATAGAAAATGAACTTGTTAAGAAAACGGATGCTTATAAAAATGGTAAAATCGTTTACTTGAACGGAGAGTACTGGTACTTGTCTGGTGGCGGTCTACTCTCTATGAAAGAAATGATTAAGGAAGTCGAAGTTTCATTATAA
- a CDS encoding DNA topology modulation protein, protein MEYNRILVIGCSGAGKSTLSVELAERLRLPVLHLDALFWNEGWVPTPKPEFREKLQTELEKPAWIIDGNFNSTIEMRARYADLIIFLDFPNYLCLARIFKRRWMYRGKTRPDMAEGCEEKVDWDFVKFIWTYPKKKRPGVYEMLERSAAEVIVLKSPREVESWMGTFERVR, encoded by the coding sequence GTGGAGTATAATCGGATTTTGGTCATCGGATGTAGTGGGGCGGGGAAATCGACGTTATCGGTCGAACTTGCGGAACGTCTAAGATTGCCCGTCCTACATTTGGATGCACTGTTTTGGAATGAAGGATGGGTGCCTACACCGAAACCGGAATTTAGAGAGAAATTGCAAACCGAATTGGAGAAGCCCGCATGGATTATCGATGGTAATTTTAACTCCACGATAGAGATGCGGGCCCGATATGCTGATTTAATCATCTTCCTCGACTTTCCGAACTATCTTTGCTTGGCACGGATTTTCAAACGGCGGTGGATGTATAGGGGGAAGACAAGGCCTGATATGGCGGAAGGCTGCGAGGAAAAGGTAGATTGGGATTTTGTGAAATTCATATGGACGTATCCGAAAAAGAAGCGGCCGGGAGTTTATGAAATGCTTGAGCGTAGCGCTGCGGAAGTGATTGTGTTGAAGTCGCCGCGTGAAGTGGAGAGTTGGATGGGAACGTTTGAAAGAGTGAGATAG